One Penicillium oxalicum strain HP7-1 chromosome III, whole genome shotgun sequence genomic region harbors:
- a CDS encoding Allergen, giving the protein MTLLCSWVLIIALVCSYGVTYAEFRDFTSPARSSGKVSVILSRLSSTSQFGGTTNSSGYGVKYIGNVGDPYGSNIIEVSESTANQYKYVLRFEGPVGGERWTVVIWNKIGPDGLLSGWYGQACRKFILKSGQFRYIAIDENSQGGWAAAPGDSIPVDSHGGYASTWGEYDFGSVINSGWSGFDVSAIAAQNAGLPVQGMKICDILTGICSFVTKDATLIHNAYISSLAEVGGIGGNLYPGPVRLAVTIGYDTAA; this is encoded by the coding sequence ATGACTTTACTTTGTTCCTGGGTTTTGATCATTGCTCTTGTCTGTTCGTATGGGGTCACGTACGCAGAGTTTCGTGATTTTACTTCACCCGCGAGGTCCTCCGGGAAGGTCTCTGTCATCCTGAGTCGACTTTCCTCAACGTCTCAATTCGGCGGTACGACAAACTCAAGTGGCTATGGTGTGAAATACATTGGCAACGTCGGCGATCCCTATGGAAGCAACATCATTGAAGTATCTGAGAGCACGGCCAATCAGTATAAATATGTTTTACGATTCGAAGGTCCagtgggaggagaaaggtGGACTGTGGTGATTTGGAATAAAATAGGGCCGGATGGTTTGCTAAGCGGTTGGTATGGCCAGGCCTGCAGAAAATTCATCTTGAAGTCCGGTCAATTTCGGTACATCGCAATCGATGAGAACTCTCAAGGAGGGTGGGCTGCTGCCCCCGGAGATTCTATACCGGTCGACTCTCACGGTGGTTACGCTTCTACATGGGGCGAGTATGATTTCGGTTCAGTCATCAACTCTGGCTGGTCAGGATTCGATGTGTCAGCCATAGCCGCACAAAATGCGGGCCTACCAGTCCAAGGCATGAAAATTTGCGATATTCTCACCGGTATCTGTTCTTTTGTCACGAAGGACGCTACCCTTATCCACAATGCCTACATAAGTTCCCTTGCCGAAGTTGGCGGTATCGGAGGTAATCTCTATCCTGGGCCAGTCAGACTCGCCGTGACGATTGGCTACGATACTGCAGCTTAG